One Rhinolophus ferrumequinum isolate MPI-CBG mRhiFer1 chromosome 10, mRhiFer1_v1.p, whole genome shotgun sequence genomic window, AAAAAGGACTATTACAAAAAGATACAGATTTAGTAATAATCACCTTAAAGATGATATTTCAAAATAGGAATTgatgaaaatacaaaggaaatactAGTATGGTGAGAGTGAAGTGATAAGAAGAAAACACTAACAGGCAGATAAAAGGGTCAGAGAGACATATCATCTGTAATATCTTTGAAGTTTTTTATCAGAGCATTTCATAAAAGTATAAATGTATACTGTGCATAAGCATATTGTGCTTTAAGACAGTCTATGTTCTGCTCACAATGAATTACAAGTGATTACTTAGGGACAAAGAAACTTTAGAAGAAGGCAGTGTCAGGAGAGGAGCTGAaacagctgtgtgtgtgcattcacgcatgtgcacacacacgtactcATGATAGAATTTAGACGTGTgatcaggggaaaaaaacccatgtatgcaataaacaaaaaatggaaaacaaaattctttaaatatagaGCTGGAACAGAAACTTCCAGTGACTACAGAGGGTGCATAAAGAACCCAAGTTGTCTGACATatattaacactttaaaaaaaaacagtgtcaAGCAAATACATCAAACAGAATTCTTGAAAGTCAAGACATTTTGCTCCTGTGAAATGACAGACCCATGGGACTCAAAAGTAGTCTTTTACATAGTATGcatttaaattgtaaatatttttaaataataaatgattaaaacTTGAATATGATagatttcatacttttaaaaacaatctacAATAAAACGTCTCAATGTCACATGCAGATTTAACAGAAGTCAGAAGCCAACAATGAGAAACAGTACAGTAACAACATTCATTCTGCTGGGACTGACAGATGACCCTCAGCTGCAGgttctgatttttatctttctctttctcacctATATGCTGAGCATAACTGGGAACCTGACTATCATCTCCCTCATCTTATTGGATTCTCACCTTAAAACAGCCATGTACTATTTCCTAcaacatttctctttcttggaGATCTCATTCACATCCGCCTGTATTCCCAGATACTTGTATAACATAGCAACAGGTGACAAAGTCATTACCTACAATGCCTGTGTCAGCCAAGTAGTTGTTACTGACCTCTTTGGTGTAACTGAATTTTTTCTCCTGGCCACCATGTCCTATGaccgctatgtggccatctgcaaaccattGCATTATGTGACTATCATGAGTAGCACAGTCTGCAGGAGACTTGTCTTCTGTTGTTGGGTAGCTGGTTTATTTATTATAATCCCTCCACTTAGCCTAGGCTTAAATCTGGAATTTTGTGATTCTAATACCATTGATCATTTTATCTGTGATGCATCTCCCCTCCTGAAAATCTCTTGTTCAAATACTTGGTTCATGGAACAGACTGTTATAATCTGTGCTGTGGTGACCCTCCTTATGACACTTATGTGTGTGGTACTGTCCTACATTTATATTATCAAGACAATTTTAGGATTCccttctgcccagcaaaagaaaaaagccttTTCTACCTGTTCTTCCCACATGATTGTGGTTTCCATCACTTATGGCAGCTGCATCTTCATCTACATCAAACCTTCAGCAAAGGAATCAGTGGTTATTAACAAGGGTGTGACAGTGCTCACTACTTCCATTGCTCCAGTGCTGAACCCTTTCATTTACACACTGAGGAACAAGCAAGTCAAACAAGCCTTCCATAACTCAATCAAAAGAATTGAGGTATTTTCCAATAAGAGAATGTGAAGCTAAAtaaacacatactgtgtttccccaaaaataagacctagccagaccattagctctttgcgtcttttggagcaaaacttaatataagaaccggtattatattatattatactatgctatactatattatattatattaaagagatagtcttatattatatgaaaataagaccgggtcttatattaattttttctccgaagactcattagagctgattgtacagctaggtcttattttcagggaaacactgtataagGAACTTACCACATTCCCTACTCATGTTAAGCTATTCAAAACATTCTCATTCATCCTGATCTAGTGTCATCTATCTCACAAACCTCTTCTAAGATCCTTCCATAAGTATGCATGTTAAtagcttttttaatttaaatactggCTTCAGCTCCAaattaagaataacaaaaaatggctatcatcaacaagacaaatagtaaccagTGTTGGatgggctgtggagaaaaaggaaccctcatacactgttggtgggaatgcagactggttcagccgttatggaaggcagtgtggaggttcctcaaaaaattacgaatagaattaccatatgacccagcaatccctctcttgggtatctacccaaaaaatctgaaaacatttacacataaagacacgtgtgctccaatgttcattgcagctttgtttacggtggccaagacgtggaaacaaccaaaatgtccttcgatagatgaatggataaagaagttgtggtatatatacacaatggaatattatacggcggtaagaaaagatgacataggaacatttgtgtcaacatggatggatcttgagagtataatgctaagcgaaacaagtcagacagaaaaagcagagaaccatatgatttcactgatatgtggtatataaaccaaaaagaacaaaagaacaagacaaacaaatgagaaacaagaattcatagacacagacaatagtttagtggttaccagagggtggggggtgggagatgagggtaagggggatcaaatatatggtgatggaaggagaactgactctgggtggtgaatgcacaatgggatttatagatgatgtaatgcagaattgtacacctgaaatctatgtaattttactaacaattgtcaccccaataaatttaaaaaaaaataacaaaaaataaaaatacaatagcaGTATATCTCCAAATTAGAAATatcaaaagagaaatgcaaatgtttacattttccagCAAAAAATAAGTAATGGTTGCCAGTGTTTCATCCAATCCAAAGCTTTCAAAGGATTTATTCTTtgattcacttaacaaatatgtattaggCAGTTTCTTTGGGGCAGGTATGGTTTTAAGCAATGAAATAGAGGAGGGAACAAACTAGCAAAACTTACTCCCATGTACCCTCAGTGGTAAACAGAATAAATTCCAtgttaaagaaagcaaaattgtAAACTCgcactcaaataaatatttttttcattaaagggAATATAAACCTCATAATTATGGAGAAAcatctaaaatattaaaacttgaaaatgataatatttgtatCAGAGCAAATtggtaaaacttttaaaagtcataaGCTTTTCTCCAAAAAATACATGAAGCTAAAAGGAAGATGGTGAAAACAGATAATAAttatttagagaaatttaaatattttggtattgCAAAAACATCTGCCAGATGTAGACACATATACTGACAGATGTAGACACATATACTGacacatatatagacacatataccATCATAGAATGTCACTAAAATAAGCAAACAcgtgtgaaaaactgaagctgaaGAAATCCAAGAAATAAATGCAACTAGATATACAACATCTTGGAAATAGAAAAGTTTtccaaaagaatatgaaaagatgtaaTAAAGGTATTGCATCGCTTATAATATAAAAACTTATATATTTCAAGAACACGAACTGTTTACCACAGTTCATCATCTGTAACTATTTCCCTAATCCCACTACACTTCAGGTTCCAGAAATTTGAACCTGTTTTTCCCCTGTGCTTTCATGTGTAGTTTTCTCCATATGCTGTTTCtctgtcaaaaatattttcctcattctttgttGACTCACACATTTTcccttaactttttaatttaaatactttggtattgcaaaaattaaacataaaactaccatatgatccagcaatcctacttctgggtatttatccaaaaagaattaaaatcaggatgCCGATAGAGATGTTGGTacactatgttcattgcagcactattcacaataactaaGATgaagaaataacccaaatgtctatcaactgacgaatggataaagaaaatgtagtacagCTATACAGTGGAATACCATTCATtctgtaaaaagaaggaaattctgggTAGCCGCAGTGGCTCAGGTAGGTGGAGCACTGCGCTCCTAAGACTGAGGTTGGacagttagattcccacatgggccagtgagctgcgccctccacaactagactgagaacaacggcttgactCAGAGTTGAGGGGTGAGGgatggggagggaaagaaggacaTTCTGCAATATGCAACAGGCATGGACCTTaaagacatgctaagtgaaataagccagacactgAAGGACAAGTATTTTaagattccacttacatgaggtatcaaaagtagtcaaattcataaaatcaaagGCTAGAATGGCcgaatttaaaaagtgatcccccctgactagtctagtacccacttatcattatatatagttattaccatattattgactatattccctatgctttactttacatcgtcatgactattttgtaactaccaatttgtacttcttaatcccttcaccttttccaccctgccccacaaccaccctcccatctatcaccccaagaAATCTAGTACCAATATAACACAacacatagttgttacaatattattgacaatccTTTCTGCTATACTATACATCTCCATGACTGCtgcgtaacaaccaatttatacttcttaatcccatcccctTTTCCATGAATCCCCAACCTCACTCCTGTCtgggaaccatcaaaatgttttctgtatctatgagtttgtttctgttttgtttgtttattttgttctttagattgcatatataagctaaatcacattgcatgtgtctttctcagtctgacactccactcagcacaatagtctccaggtccatccatgccactgaaGAAGGCAAGAACCTAttttcccttccatggctgagcaatattccattgtatatatgtaccacctcttctttatccactcatccatcgatggacacccaggctgcttttcTCCTGTTGCTTTAAGATTCTCTTGTTGTctttaaccatttacatttaaagtgaatgTTAATACAGTTATTgcccttttattattcatattttttattgtttttgttttggtcttaaagaagtccctctaacattccttgaaatactgctttggtggtgatgaacttgtTTAGCTTGTTCTCATCTGGGAAGctatttatttgttcttcaattctaaatgatagctttgctgggtagaataatcttggttgtagatcttgcttttcatcactttgaatgtttcatgacaattccttctggcctacaaattttctgttaagaaacaggctgacagtcttatgggtgggacaggatctcagggaatcaccagggtggagtgaacaaactgtgttagccaggttaatggagactcagatacagcGGGTGCCTGCAGCTGCATGCCAGGAGGGtagagggttcaacaaagaaacaatggcttccgccagctgTTTTGTCCAGAAGAAATGTGCCTTTCCAGCCCtcgctctgaagccagacaattcaattcctccccatatgtccctggagcTTTTCAAGCTGCTTCccaacactggagctcagagctagtgaGCCTGTCAGCaaataagtctgtgtgtgggccctttaagagaaccACATGGAAGTGCAGTagcctccgtctcactcagctgCAATCACCGCTCGTTTCATAGTCAGAAGTTGTGGGAGTTTCTCTCCTCCGCACTGGAACCCTCCGCTTGGGATCTTGGTGTAGgactgggatccctcactcctcttgGGGGCACTTCCACACCCaggatatccctcccgatttttaatggtcacaagtGAGCAtgggaccagctcattctgtggctctgcccctcctaccagtgtgaggtggcttcttctctatgtccttagttgtaggacttcagttcagctataCATCAGGTGAtcctcaatgatggttgttctatagtttagctgtaattttgatgtggttttgaAAGAAGACAAGCACGGCATTTACATACTCCACCATCTTATCTGGGAATtcgaatgaaaatatttttaattaaaattctaaaatttagatTTTCTGAAAGAGATGTCTACCTATGCCAGTGAGTTGAATTACAATGTAAGATATTGGTTCCCTGTTTTACTTCAAAGCCTAAAGTATATTCTACCTCTTCAACAGATTTTTCCAGattaaataaagctattttctCCATCTAAAATGTTCCTTGTTTGaatgtaataattattttgcaatagaatgctaaattaaactttaatattCTACTCCAGTTAATAGAGTCTTTGATTATGTAACTGGTAATGATTGCAATATAGGCTAAATATTCAGAAAGTCAGTGAAGTCAGtaggatatttttttctatttgttaacCAAGTTGATTTTAATGGAAAGCATGGCTATACTTGGAACAAAagatatgagaaaaagaaagggcagaAACTAAACTTGTAGAATTAAACAGTGTAAATTTTTTGGCACTAATTGGTGCCCATTATTCATGTTAGATTGTAAGCAATTCTGGCAGCAGAATGTGGTTTCTAAATAGAATTTCCCACTGAAAGGAACCAGTGCTTTTTGAAGAAAGAACTGTTAGGGGTAGGAAGCATACAAACTGAGTCTGGAACATCATTGTTCCAGAAGGAAACaaagcacaaacacacacacacacacacacacacacacaaaaaaaaaaaaaaaaaaaaaaaccatatgaGTACACAGAAACCAATTTGGATCCTAAATGCTGCCCTGAAATTTgagcataaaaatataataatgaccGTAATGGattgaaaaataccaaataaataaaaatccatgagTGTACAGCATTCTAAAAGGAAATTGACTAATCAATCTAAAAATTACTAAGTAGGTCAAACAGACATTATGAGGCTCATGATGTGATGCAATAGAAAGCATGCAGCCCCTCCTATCAACTATCTTTgctaaaaaaatgaatctaaatgTAACCAATAATTAAATCTAATTAACATTAAAAGGAAATTGGGTGATAGAGTAACAAGTTAAGTGATACCATAAAGATGCAATCAGTTAAATAATCAAGGATATTAAACACTGCACATGGCATCATTTTTCCATCAATTCAtgcacaaaaaatgaaaagactgtagaggaatacaaaaaaatgttgtAAGTAGCATTACAACAAAATATGAAACGTGGATTCTGTTTGGATTTTTATTCTAACACCTCAATTGTGAGAATAATATCATTATGTGAACCAGAGTAATATGAATACATACTGACTATGAGCATCTATaatgatttattgataatattgATATGTGGGATAATGGCATGATGgtagataaaagaaaattttctcatCAGTTAGAGATACCTATTGATAAAGTTGTGGGTGAAATGCAATGGATTTATGGGTGAAATGCTATAAGGTGAAATGCCagccaaagaaaaacaaaagatcgggagtgatagagaaaaataattttattatgttgatAATTATGGAACATGGATGATAGGTACATGTCTGTTAATTATTGTATCTTGACTCCTTTTgtggatgttttaaattttccatttgagAATGGTTTAAAAACCTAGATTACTAGACAATTTTCTACAAAACTCATCTGCTTGTTGAGATTGGGATAAAATCACTACTCATGAATGGCTACATGTAAGGCAGGCATGctgtcttcctccctccatttGCCTCTGAGTTAACTCCACTAATGATTTCAGAAACATTCAGCTTCTAATATGGCA contains:
- the LOC117028827 gene encoding olfactory receptor 6C2-like, coding for MRNSTVTTFILLGLTDDPQLQVLIFIFLFLTYMLSITGNLTIISLILLDSHLKTAMYYFLQHFSFLEISFTSACIPRYLYNIATGDKVITYNACVSQVVVTDLFGVTEFFLLATMSYDRYVAICKPLHYVTIMSSTVCRRLVFCCWVAGLFIIIPPLSLGLNLEFCDSNTIDHFICDASPLLKISCSNTWFMEQTVIICAVVTLLMTLMCVVLSYIYIIKTILGFPSAQQKKKAFSTCSSHMIVVSITYGSCIFIYIKPSAKESVVINKGVTVLTTSIAPVLNPFIYTLRNKQVKQAFHNSIKRIEVFSNKRM